The sequence GGTCTTCGATGCTGTTAACACTTTCAAAACTGCCCCCGTACGTCGCCATGACACTGCCGTTGAATGTGCTTCCACCAACTGTCGCAAAGATATTTACGACCCCTGAAAATACATTGTTTCTGGTTAATGTAGTCCACTGCAGTGGATCGtacatacaaatacattttttttttttaaatagatagAAATACAGTTGTATTTTGTGAATGTGTGAACAAAGAGATATAAAAACCAACCTGGATTACCTCAAACATTATTGTACAGGTAGTAGGGCAGTGCACTCATTCCATAATCGCAAGGTTCAATCCCCCTTCTTTTAGGCCTTCATTTAACATTTTCTCTGTTCTCAATCTCACTGTGTCTGCAGAACACTACTTGAGAGAAGGGATATAGTGTAGCTCTCAAATAATTAAAATCGAATTCTCGTTCTGTGGTAGCTCCAGTGTGTTATGCTGGGTAGGCTAAAGGAAAAGGGATTGTACAGTATAGGCCTGCCTATGACAAGGCCAAGATGTTTACCATAATAAGGAATGCAAAATGGCCTATAATGAATAGGAATGTATTGCAATGATGTTGTCTTGATGTCACTATCCATTTGATCAATACACTGTGGCCAGGCAGACATCTAACCACCTTTAATTTTCTAAAAATTCAAGTGCCTATCTGAGCCAGACAACAGCAGCAGCGCAACAATCAATAGCCAGATAAAACACCAGGTACGGTAGACTccagcctcctcctccttttAACTACATAACTGTTTTTTCAGTCCCGGTGGACTCAGACAGTCGCAGAGGTAATTTACCGAGAGCCATTTCTCAATTATCACGGGGCTGCTTTGAGATACCGTCACTGCCACGAACAAGAGCCCATTACCCCGAGATCCATTCAGCTATTTAACTCGTCTGTTGGACCTTATCTCATTAtgattggtgtgtgtgagtgtgttcggTGCGTGTGTCCATTTCAGGTGCGGTCTACAGAGAGCCAGACTCCCTGACAGCACAAATGTGGTCCTGAATACTGATACTCAGGCTGCTCAGGGACCATGCAGTAGCAGATATAGAGGGGAGCGATAGGgaaatgagagggagagggaagtaAGGAGCAAGacagaggaggatgggagagggaAGAAAAGTGATCGAGAGGCAGTGTAGTGACCACGACGATCCCAGTTTACAGCAGAaaggggagggacggagaggagagatgaagacagcgagcaagagagagacagagaggagagagaggagcatacAGTTTTTGATTAGCTGGACATTTGGGGCCcctctctgtgattgtctggtaCCGCCGTCATTGAGATGAATTAGTCTGGCATTGGGAAGCAATGGCGGCAGCAGCAGACCAACACACTGCACTAAAAATACCAGAACTTACAGTGACTCAGCCTGGCAATGAAGGGTACTTAAGGAATAGTTTACCCCCAAAACGAATGTTTCCATAATACCAAAGTCTTCTGTCTAACGGAGGTATGAACACTTTGTAAAGTGAACTATTCAGATGTTTCAAAGACACAAATACACtataccccttcaaattagtggatttggcaatTTCCGCCACAaccgtttttctttttttttcttttttcacctttatttaaccaggtaggctagttgagaacaagttctcatttgcaactgcgacctggccaagataaagcatagcagtgtgaacagacaacaacacagagttacacagggagtaaacaataaacaagtcaataacatggtagaaaaaagagaatctatatacaatgtgtgcaaaaggcatgaggaggtaggcaataaatcgaataattacaatttagcagattaacactggagtgataaatcatcagatgatcatgtgcaagtagagatactggtgtgcaaaagagcagaaaagtaaataaataaaagcagtatgggggtgaggtaggtaaattgggtgggctatataccgatggactatgtacagctgcagcgatcggttagctgctcagatagcagatgtttaaagttgttgagggagataaaagtctccaacttcagagatttttgcaattcgttccagtagcaggcagcagagaactggaaggaaaggcggccaaatgaggtttcagctttagggatgatcagtgagatacacctgctggagcgcgtgctacgggtgggtgtagccatcgtgaccagtgaactgagataaggcggcactttacctagcatagccttgtagatgacctggagccagtgggtctgacgacgaacatgtagcgagggccagccgactagggaatacaggtcgcagtggtgggtcgtataaggtgctttagtaacaaaacggatggcactgtgataaactgcatccagtttgctgagtagagtattggaagctattttgttgatgacatcgccgaagtcgaggatcggtaggatagtcagttttactagggtaagtttggcggcgtgagtgaaggaggctttgttgcgaaatagaaagccgactctagatttgattttggattggagatgtttgatatgagtctggaaggagagtttgcagtctagccagacacctaggtacttatagatgtccacatattctaggtcggaaccgtccagggtggtgatgctagtcgggcgtgcgggtgcaggcagcgaacggttgaaaagcatgcatttggttttactagcgtttaagagcagttggaggccacggaaggagtgttgtatggcattgaagctcgtttggaggttagatagcacagtgtccaaggaagggccagaagtatacagagtggtgtcgtctgcgtagaggtggatcagggaatcgcccgcagcaagagcaacatcattgatatatacagagaaaagagtcggcccgagaattgaaccctgtggcacccccatagagactgccagaggaccggacaacatgccctccgatttgacacactgaactctgtctgcaaagtagttggtgaaccaggcaaggcagtcattagaaaaaccgaggctactgagtctacCGATAAGAAtatgttgctgacaggtgtgtaaaatcgagcacacagccatgcaatctccaaagacaaacattggtagtaaaatggccttactgaagcgctcagtgactttcaacgtggcatcgtcataggacaccacctttcaaacaagtcagttcgtcaaatttctgccctgctagagctgtcaaCTGGAACAGCTGATATTGTGAAGTGggaacatctaggagcaacaacggctcagtcgcaaagtggtaggcctcacaagctcacaaaacgggaccgccgagtgctgaagcatgtagtgcgtaaaaatcgtctgtcctctgttgcaacactcactaccgagttccaaactgcctctggaatcaACCTCaggacaagaactgttcgtcgagggcttcataaaatgggtttccatgactgagcagcagcacacaagcctaagatcagaaTGCCCCACGCCAGGCGTCGGCTGGAGAGGTGTCAAGTTTGCtgacattggactctggagcagtggaaacgcattctctggagtgatgaatcacacttcaccatctggcagtccgacggacgaatctgggttttgcagatgccaggagaacgctacctgcccgaatgtatagtgccaactgtaaagtttggtggaggaggaataatgttctggggctgtttttcatggtttgggccctttagttccagtaaagggaaatcttaatgcaacagcatacaatgacattctagacaattctgtgcttccaactttgtggcaacagtttggggaagaccctttcctgtttcagcatgacaatgcccccatgcacaaagtgaggtccatacagaaatggtttgttgagattggtgtggaagaacttgactggcctgcacagagccgtgacctcaaccccatccaaaatctttgggatgaattggaacgccgactgcgagccaggcctaatcgcccaacatcagtgcccgaactaatgctcttgtggctgaatggaagcaagtctgttccagcatctagtggaaagccttcccaagcagcaaagggggaccaactccatattaatgacaatgattttggaatgagatgtccacatacttttggtcaggtAGTGTATTTCAAGGTTACCATTCCCATTCAACACCCTGGGGCTTTTTCTAACACTTAAAACTAAATACATACATTTGGAGTGAAGGAAATCAAACAGACACTTTCCTCATTAATTTGAAGGGCATTATGTTTTTcaatctttattttttacaaaaatcAGAGAAAATAAAACGCATCATTGTCTCGTATAATTGTCTTGTCTTTATCTGATGAggtgaaaataaaatgtatttccgAATTCAATGTTTTTCAGTTTAGGGAACTAATTTATTCAAATCTTGATGCTGTTTGTTTATCTGTCTCCAGTCTTCCCCAATATGACACACCTGGTCATGGTAGCTGCTCTGTACGGTCACCCTTCTAACCCTGACACAGAGCTCCTCTAATCAATCACATTTTGatatgtcacatgtgccgaatacaacagctctAGCTCCCTCTTCTGGAACACATGGTAGTAGCGGTGAAACACAGGGCTGGGAGCGGGGCTGGGGGTAGGGCTGGAACTGGGAGCAGGGTTGGGGGTAGGGCTGGAACTGGGAGCGGGAGCGGGGTTGGGGGGTAGGGCTGGAACTGGGAGTAGGGTTGGGGGTAGGGCTGGAACTGGGAGCAGGGTTGGGGGTAGGGCTGGAACTGGGAGCGGGAGCGGGGTTGGGGGGTAGGGCTGGAACTGGGAGTAGGGTTGGGGGTAGGGCTGGAACTGGGAGCAGGACTGGGGGTAGGGCTGGAACTGGGAGCGGGAGCAGGGCTGGGAGTAGGGCTGGAACTGGGAGCGGGAGCGGGGTTGGGGGGTAGGGCTGGAACTGGGAGTAGGGTTGGGGGTAGGGCTGGAACTGGGAGCAGGGCTGGGAGTAGGGCTGGAACTGGGAGCGGGAGCGGGAGCGGGGGGGTAGGGCTGGAACTGGGAGTAGGGTTGGGGGTAGGGCTGGATCTGGGAGCGGGAGCGGGGTTGGGGGGTAGGGCTGGAACTGGGAGTAGGGCTGGGGGTAGGGCTGGAACTGGGAGCAGGGCTGGGGGTAGGGCTGGAACTGGGAGTAGGGTTGGGGGTAGGGCTGGAACTGGGAGCGGGAGCGGGGTTGGGGGGTAGGGCTGGAACTGggagtagggttaggggtagggctGGAACTGGGAGCAGGGTTGGGGGTAGGGCTGGAACTGGGAGCAGGGTTGGGGGTAGGGCTGGAACTGGGAGCAGGGCTGGGGGTAGGGCTGGAACTGGGAGCAGGGTTGGGGGTAGGGCTGGAACTGGGAGCGGGAGCGGGGTTGGGGGGTAGGGCTGGAACTGGGAGCGGGAGCGGGGTTGGGGGGTAGGGCTGGAACTGGGAGTAGGGTTGGGGGTAGGGCTGGAACTGGGAGCAGGGATGGGGGTAGGGCTGGAACTGGGAGCGGGAGCGGGGTTGGGGGGTAGGGCTGGAACTGGGAGTAGGGTTGGGGGTAGGGCTGGAACTGGGAGCAGGGTTGGGGGTAGGGCTGGAACTGGGAGCAGGGTTGGGGGTAGGGCTGGAACTGGGAGCAGGGTTGGGGGTAGGGCTGGAACTGGGAGTAGGGTTGGGGGTAGGGCTGGAACTGGGAGTAGGGTTGGGGGTAGGGCTGGAACTGGGAGTGGGGTTGGGGGTAGGGCTGGAACTGGGAGTAGGGTTGGGGGTAGGGCTGGAACTGGGAGCAGGGTTGGGGGTAGGGCTGGAACTGGGAGCAGGGTTGGGGGTAGGGCTGGAACTGGGAGCAGGGTTGGGGGTAGGGCTGGAACTGGGAGTAGGGTTGGGGGTAGGGCTGGAACTGGGAGCAGGGTTGGGGGTAGGGCTGGGAGCAGGGCTGGGGGTTGGGTTAAGGGTAAGGCTGGGGAAGGGCTGAggctggggataaggctggggGAGGGCTGGGCTGGGAGCAGGGCTGGGGGTAAGGCTGGGGTTGGGAGTAGGGCTGGGAATAAGGCTGGGGCTGGGAGCAGGGCTGGGGGTAGAGCTGGGGGTAGGGCTGGGTATAAGGCTGGGGGAAAGGCTGGGAGTAATTACTCCTTTCCCACAGTTTTCAGATTAAATAGTGAAAGGAATGTACACAACTACTGATTATAAAGCTCCCCATTACTGGCCTGCCTGTACACAAGCCTCATCGAGAGATTCATGAAGACATTTTCATCCTTATCAAAGCCATCCAATTTACTCCACATAATGAAAACCAGCAGTGGACAAATTACAGTCAGATTAGCGAGCCACAATAACTCACAGCatagtaggagaggagagagtgagggaaattGATAGCAGTAATAATCTTTTCAATAAAACTGTTGTTCGGAGGAGAAATGTAATTAAGCTTTATGAGTCATTCGCTCTAGCCTATAAGGAGGGATCTGGGCTGGAGGAGAATTTCATATAGTCTCTTTCATCATGTGCAAgtgcaaacgcacacacacacacacacacacacacacacacacacacacacacacacacacacacacacacacacacacacacacacacacacacacacacacacacacacacacacacacacacacacacacacacacacacacgccaaaaAATGTACATTCACTCTTGctcatacacagagacagacacacaaaggTCAACATTCGCATTCAATTCAAAGTAGTGAAGTTATCACTATAAGAATGGCTGAGGGGGAGAAGAGTCTCTGCAGGTATCCTAATCCATTTTCACAAAAATAGTGTAACGTTAATTACTGTAAATTGTCTTCATCGGGGTTCGCAAAGCTGAGAACATTTTGCAAAAAAGAGTCTGTGATAAGCTTGTATGGTAGgctaattgaattgagagaagagagagagccgCAGGGTCAATAAACagaactctctctcctccattgaTAGTGTTAAAAGATGCTAGTATTTATAAACTACCCTCACAGACCCCCTTACCGCAATTACTTCCGGGTTGATGCCCAGGTAGTTTCCGTTCCCAGAGCCCACATCAGCGAGAATGGTTTCTGGTTCGAGGGAAGACAGGAAGTGACACACGCATGGCTAGGGGGAGTGTCGAGTGATGCTGAAGGGACCAGCGATCCCCTTGTACATGTTGTGACCAATTTCCGCCTCCACACGGCAGGCGTCAGtcagtacacacagagacacacaaaaaCATAAATCCCATCTCCTTTACAAACCAAGGAGCTCACCGCAGTCACATGGTGTGCGGCACAACTTACGGAAGGTGAGAGAGGTCCTGGTGCCCCTCCCCTTAGGGTGAGGTTACTATGGTtaatgaggtcagaggtcactgCAGCAGGAGATTCTGGGTCACAGGCTGGCACCACGTCAAACTTCCTGGGGGTTattagttggtagagcatggcacttgtggGTTGtggggttgtgggttcgattcccacgggggaacaGTACTAataaatatgaaaatgtatgcacttacTGCAAGTCGCTCtgcataagagtgtctgctaaatgactaaaatgtaaatgtttcctgtaaaaaacacagaaaacacacattttaaaggatagttcacccaaattacaaaatgacattggTTTgattaccctgtaagcagtctatggacaaggaatttctatcagcatattgattgcccTATGCACAGGGGTAATACACTCGATCACTGCTACTGTAACTTTCGTaatgcaaatccgaccacgacgccatcttgctcctactgtcttataggcagaaagTCAAACAagatgtaccagtgactagaaccattcaatgctggtctgaccaattggaatccacacttcaagaaTGTTCTGATCACACGGAATATGTTccagtcagcctcagagaacaacatcgacctatacgctgactcggtgagtgagtttataaagaagtgcattggagatgttgtacccactgtgacaattaaaacctaccctaaccagaaaccgtggatggatggcagaATTCGCGCAAAattgaaagcacgaaccactgcatttaaccatggaaagaggtctgggaatatggctgaatataaacaatgtagttattccctccgcaaggcaatcaaacaagcgaaatgccggtacagggacaaagtggagtcgcaatgcaacggctcagacacaagacgtatgttgcgtggtctacaggaaatcccggaatacaaaaagaaaaccagtcacgtcacagacaccgacatcacgcttccagacaaactaaaaacCTTCTTTAACCGCTTTGAGGACATTACAGCTAACAAggactgtgcccccccccccccctttccttctccattgctgacgtgagtaaaacatttaaacgtgttaaccctcgcaaggctgctggcccagacggcatccctagccgcgtcctcagagcatgcacagaccagctggctggtgtgtttacggacatattcaatctctccctatcccagtctgctgtccccacatgcttcaagatggctaccattgttcctgtatccaagaaggcaaagataacttctgtcatcatgaagtgcttcgagagacCAGTCAAGAATCTTATcgcctccaccttaccggccaccatatacccacttcagtttgcataccgccccaacaggtccacagacaaggtaatcgccatcacactgcacactgccctatcccatctagacaggaggaaaacctatgtaagaatgttattcattcactacagctcagcattcaacaccatagttccctccaagctcatcatcaagctggaggccctgggtctcaaccccgtcctgtcaattgggtcctggaccttctgacgggccacccccaggtggtgaaggtaggaaacaacatctccacttcgctgaccctcaacactggggctccacaagggtgcgtgctcagccccctcctgtattccctgttcacccacaactgcgtggccatgaacgcctccaactcaataatcaagtttgcagaccacacaacagtagtgggcttgattaccaacaacaacgagacagccttcagggaggaggtgaggacactcggagtgtggtgtcaataaAACAACCTCAAACTCAAagccaacaaaacaaaggagatgatcgtggacttcaggaaacagcagagggagcagccccctatccacatcgaagggacagcagtgcaGAATGTGGAACGTTTTAAggtcctcggcatacacatcacagacaaactgaaatggtccattcacacagatagtgtggtgaagaaggcgcaacagcgcctcttcaacctcaggaggctgaagaaatatggcttgtcacccaaaacctgacaaacttttacagatgcacaatcgagagcatcctgtcgagctgtatcacagcctggtacgacaactgcaccgccctcaaccgcaagtctctccagagggtggtgtggtctgcacaatgcatcaccgggggcaaactacctgccgtccatgacacctacagcacccgatgtcgcaggaaggctaaaaagatcatcaaggacaacatccacccgagccactggctgttcaccctgctatcatccagaaggtcaggttagtacaggtgcatcaaagctgggacagagagactgaaaaacagcttctatctcaaggccatcagactgttttaaatagccatcactaactcagaggctgctgcctacattgagaccaaatcactgaccactttaataaattgatcaccagtcactttaaacaatgccactttaaataatgtcactttaaaaatgtttatatatgttacatcatatgtatatactgtattttataccatctattgcaccttgcctatgccgctcggccattgctcatccatatactttttgtacatattctcattcacccctttagatttgtgtgttttaggtagttgttgggaaattgttaggttacttgtaagatattactgcactgttggaactagaagcacaagcatttcgctatactcgcattaacatctgcttaccatgtgtatgtgaccaataacatttgatctgatttgaAGGTATGACATCAATCCATGACTTGGTGTCCATGGCAATGTTTACACATACTAACATTTGTGGCAGAAATCCTGAAACCTttacccccactctctctccatctctgtgtctccttctctccatctacaTCTCTCTCTTAACAGTGAGTCCAAAAgtatcagctctctctctctccacagctctatttctccctccccatctctctctgttactccattctcatctcccccctccatctctctcgtaCATGTGGGTCCATaggtctctccatccctccccatctctctctctctccctctccatctctccctccctcagctcTCTTTCCCcatcacccaaattacaaaattacattggtttccttaccttgTAAGCCGTCTATGGACAAGGTCTCTCCAtcccatcgctctctctccatcccccatctctccctctctccattcctcatcactctctctccctccccatctctcccaccCCCAGCTCTCTTTCCCCATCACTCTccatccctcatctctctctctatccctcccccacctctctttctccccccctcccccattgctctctctccctctccccccacctctctccccctcccacctctctctctcgctcccttcccCATTGCTCTTTCccttgccatctctctctctctcactctctctctctcccccatctctctccctccccatctctctctctcccttcccatctctctctttcacccatctctctctccatcccatcccttcgctctctctccctcccccaactctccctctctccatccctcatcaCTCTCGctacctccccatctctctctccctcccttcccatctctctctttcacccatctctctttccctcccccaactctctctctctgtctcccatctctccctcccctatcattctcactccctcccccatctctctcccttcccttcctctgCCTCCcatctcccccccctcccccatttcAGTGGTGGCAACACCACAGGAGCGCCCTTCATGATGATGGAAATCCATCACTGTCTgcaatgagagagagcgagagatggagtgagggagggatggtgagagagagatagagctagagaaagaagagagagagaattacagGATATAATGGAACTTCAGACACTGCTGCACCTGTGTGCTACATAGCAGGAACAGATCACAACGTTCTACACCACTTTCTCTTCCATCAAATCACAGGCCCTATTGATATAGACATGGGAATGCACACGATCTgggctctcttcctcctctcagaTCCTCCGAGGAGTATTAACCTATCAATGGAGCCGCTCGGCTGTGACCAAATCAATCCAGAACCAGACAGCTTTGTTACGCTTCAAAGCTCAACAATtaatcacacgcacgcacgcacgtgcgcgcacacacacacacacacacacacacacacacacacacacacacacacacacacacacacacacacacacacacacacacacacacacacacacacacacacacacacacacacacacacacacacacacacacacacacacacacacacacacacacacacacacacacacacacacacaccaattgaatAGAAAAACAGCTCGATGTTTACTGATTCATTACGATTGCCTGACGACTTCCTGTTAAATTATTACTGCAGAGGA comes from Salvelinus alpinus chromosome 21, SLU_Salpinus.1, whole genome shotgun sequence and encodes:
- the LOC139548485 gene encoding cell surface glycoprotein 1-like yields the protein MYLSEARSQVFSRMCVPVLEKCVRHRHTDVMPDQLTVNQYHSGQGVITPSLSPSLIPSPTPSSTPSPAPSPSLIPSPTPNPSLTPSPAPSPALPQPYPQPQPFPSLTLNPTPSPAPSPTPNPAPSSSPTPNPTPSSSPTPNPAPSSSPTPNPAPSSSPTPNPAPSSSPTPNPTPSSSPTPNPTPSSSPTPNPTPSSSPTPNPTPSSSPTPNPAPSSSPTPNPAPSSSPTPNPAPSSSPTPNPTPSSSPTPQPRSRSQFQPYPHPCSQFQPYPQPYSQFQPYPPTPLPLPVPALPPNPAPAPSSSPTPNPAPSSSPTPSPAPSSSPTPNPAPSSSPTPNPAPSSSPTPNPTPSSSPTPQPRSRSQFQPYPQPYSQFQPYPQPCSQFQPYPQPYSQFQPYPPTPLPLPDPALPPTLLPVPALPPRSRSRSQFQPYSQPCSQFQPYPQPYSQFQPYPPTPLPLPVPALLPALLPLPVPALPPVLLPVPALPPTLLPVPALPPNPAPAPSSSPTPNPAPSSSPTPNPTPSSSPTPQPRSRSQFQPYPQPCSQFQPYPQPRSQPCVSPLLPCVPEEGARAVVFGTCDISKCD